In a single window of the Chaetodon trifascialis isolate fChaTrf1 chromosome 19, fChaTrf1.hap1, whole genome shotgun sequence genome:
- the LOC139348124 gene encoding protein LEG1 homolog, whose protein sequence is MALVIVNWLHSPCPLLLSDDSQSSAGALDSISLCSPGSSVMLRPTVLGLLLACAVSLSSSAVILENGAPILWAQTAAQVTDLPIQNGILTPNPWHFLHRMSLYRLMITATDPFMGSMGTNATDSPMWGMPLQLGWMLTSGRLADPTGATVCGLQTGDPTCISTQSWWACENYFVSVLPFLSAAQQGFMGADVQVQMQVPEGVADYCTTYADCAASYPEAMSKWDAFFQGLKSAVESPLPENEKKDALLGLYWGAQMASTYASAACNSRQSHYSSKEVSFANSWLNSAEYVSAAHFHSNMDKSAMFMTPLPGRILQEDDTAPYIADMSQEENHTLSIFSWMTNINTLLSGTLVRLWRQAMCSVATREKGREMLEQLLLNPSFATNTFMSIVTGMTTSC, encoded by the exons ATGGCACTTGTGATTGTGAACTGGCTGCACTCGCCCTGCC CCTTGCTTTTAAGTGACGACTCTCAGTCCAGTGCAGGCGCTCTTGACTCCATCTCACTCTGCAGTCCCGGCTCCTCAGTCATGCTGCGTCCCACGGTCCTCGGCCTCCTCTTGGCTTGTGCAGTGTctctcagcagctctgcagtcatTCTAGAAAATGGCGCACCCATCCTGTGGGCGCAAACGGCCGCACAAGTGACTGACCTGCCGATACAGAATGGCATCCTGACTCCCAACCCCTGGCACTTCCTTCACCGCATGAGTCTTTACCGCCTGATGATAACTGCTACAGACCCTTTTATGGGCTCCATGGGGACAAATGCCACAGATAGTCCTATGTGGGGAATGCCACTGCAACTCGGATGGATGCTAACTTCAG GTCGTCTCGCTGACCCAACCGGTGCCACAGTCTGTGGCCTGCAAACAGGAGACCCCACGTGCATTTCTACTCAGAGTTGGTGGGCCT GTGAGAACTACTTCGTCTCTGTGCTGCCCTTCCTGTCTGCCGCACAACAAGGCTTCATGGGAGCAGACGTTCAG GTCCAGATGCAGGTGCCTGAAGGCGTAGCGGACTATTGCACCACATATGCTGACTGTGCAGCTAGCTACCCGGAAGCCATGTCTAAGTGGGATGCCTTCTTTCAG GGTCTGAAGTCTGCAGTTGAGTCTCCCCTCcctgaaaatgagaagaaagaCGCTCTCCTCGGTCTCTACTGGGGCGCCCAAATGGCTTCAACTTATGCCTCTGCTGCATGCAACAGCAG GCAGAGCCACTACTCCTCCAAAGAGGTGTCATTTGCCAACAGCTGGCTGAACTCCGCAGAGTACgtttcagcagcacatttcCATTCCAACATGGACAAATCTGCCATGTTCATGACTCCGCTGCCTGGCCGAATTTTACAG GAGGACGACACTGCACCTTACATTGCCGATATGAGTCAGGAGGAGAACCACACACTGTCCATCTTCTCCTGGATGACCAACATTAACACACTGCTGA GTGGGACGTTGGTGCGTCTGTGGAGACAAGCCATGTGTTCTGTGGCCacgagagagaaaggcagagagatgcTGGAGCAGCTTCTGCTCAATCCCAGCTTCGCCACAAACACTTTCATGTCCATTGTGACTGGAATGACAACGAGCTGCTGA